A window of the Paenibacillus woosongensis genome harbors these coding sequences:
- a CDS encoding DUF6809 family protein, with amino-acid sequence MKSMLEALFYGDIRPEEQVVPKNPDYRSISRRLSEAMELWKEKLSSEDFNQLEEMLDLRSQSESIYASNTFINGFQLGALIMMEIYTAKEDLLQDIK; translated from the coding sequence ATGAAAAGCATGCTGGAAGCCTTATTTTATGGCGATATCCGCCCGGAAGAGCAGGTAGTTCCAAAAAATCCTGATTATCGTAGTATAAGCAGAAGGCTATCCGAAGCTATGGAACTGTGGAAAGAGAAACTATCTTCCGAAGATTTCAACCAACTTGAAGAGATGCTCGATTTACGCAGTCAGTCGGAGTCGATATATGCTTCAAATACTTTCATAAATGGATTTCAGCTTGGGGCATTAATTATGATGGAGATATATACGGCTAAGGAAGATCTTCTGCAGGATATAAAGTAA